The following are encoded together in the Poseidonibacter lekithochrous genome:
- a CDS encoding FliM/FliN family flagellar motor switch protein, producing MASDLSNIFKEELSNTLEQLLSNSSQVDTVNSLSLDNYESSQFIEGEVKFEFKDISSTWFFYIPTISATKFEYLMLGGMGDLKEHIDDEITDAVNEIVSNICGSFCTSVNAQGFADVSSIKSEVVGSKIVESDILSSKNNSFEFIVSLGDEKLPVILSFDEIILPFFSTITGAQDSTPSAPSAAAAAPMPETPTLNPTSSIQTPKNLELLYDVKLKLSVRLGTKIVLLKDILKWDVGEIIELEQMVNEPLEVLINGIKIGEGEAVIVEGKFGLKIKKIGNEDLRLSQIGL from the coding sequence TTGGCATCTGACTTATCAAATATATTTAAAGAAGAACTTTCTAATACGTTAGAGCAGTTATTATCAAATAGTTCTCAAGTAGATACTGTAAATAGTTTATCTCTTGATAATTATGAATCATCTCAATTTATTGAAGGTGAAGTAAAATTTGAGTTTAAAGATATTTCTTCAACATGGTTTTTTTATATACCAACTATAAGTGCAACTAAATTTGAGTACTTAATGCTTGGTGGTATGGGTGATTTAAAAGAACATATTGATGATGAAATTACAGATGCAGTTAATGAAATAGTTTCTAATATTTGTGGAAGTTTTTGTACATCAGTTAATGCACAAGGTTTTGCTGATGTTAGCTCTATTAAATCAGAAGTAGTAGGTTCAAAAATTGTTGAGAGTGATATTTTATCTTCAAAAAATAACTCTTTTGAATTTATTGTATCTTTAGGGGATGAAAAGTTACCAGTTATTCTGTCTTTTGATGAAATAATTTTACCTTTCTTTTCAACAATAACAGGAGCACAAGATAGTACTCCTTCTGCACCAAGTGCTGCAGCTGCTGCACCAATGCCAGAAACACCAACATTAAACCCAACTTCAAGTATTCAAACACCAAAGAATCTTGAATTATTATACGATGTAAAATTGAAACTAAGTGTTAGACTTGGAACAAAAATTGTTTTATTAAAAGATATTTTAAAATGGGATGTTGGAGAAATAATTGAGTTAGAACAAATGGTTAACGAACCTTTAGAAGTTTTAATTAATGGTATTAAAATAGGCGAGGGTGAAGCCGTTATTGTTGAAGGCAAGTTTGGATTAAAAATCAAAAAAATTGGTAATGAAGATTTAAGATTAAGTCAAATAGGATTGTAA
- a CDS encoding rod-binding protein → MELNSNNLVNMSAINNAKDFDKVKTDNLEEKQLKEVSDEFEAYFLKEIMDISLKSTSVAGKGAGSDIIKGMYTQAISDNSAGSMGISSMLYEFLSRNNK, encoded by the coding sequence ATGGAACTTAATAGTAATAACTTAGTAAATATGTCAGCAATAAATAATGCAAAAGATTTTGATAAAGTTAAAACTGACAATTTAGAAGAGAAACAACTTAAAGAAGTAAGTGATGAATTTGAAGCTTATTTTCTAAAAGAGATTATGGATATATCTTTAAAATCTACTAGTGTAGCTGGAAAAGGTGCTGGATCAGATATTATTAAAGGTATGTATACACAAGCTATTTCAGATAATTCTGCTGGTTCTATGGGAATTAGTAGTATGTTATATGAATTTTTATCGAGAAATAATAAATAA
- the flhF gene encoding flagellar biosynthesis protein FlhF, with amino-acid sequence MNMLSFLGETPTAALRLAQEECGEEAIVISTKKVSNASDNGKNMYEVVVALEEEDNKKNLAYTKPAVVKSTTSTSNPNPKPIQTQVYDFREEILKMQDKLEQVQKSIWNPKSQLYDLTIPHEFIDIYNLFEQNEFDQEMTYTIMKKTIKQLPVSLKSNPRKVNDFFKLVLRRIIPIKYEIPLRKHQRKIIMMVGPTGVGKTTTISKLAARYAYKLGQNYKVGIVTLDSFRVGAIEQLQAYTNIMRLPLEVVKKPEGLAEALFRLKDCNYIFIDTAGSSQYDIDKIELINEYQKKVEDLPIEKILVLPANVKQSDLLEIYANYSRLNIDYLTFTKLDETKSFGNLISFSHKTKKSITYFSIGQNVPDDLIVSDTSFLIDCFMNNSCIRR; translated from the coding sequence ATGAATATGCTTTCGTTCTTAGGGGAAACACCAACTGCCGCTTTACGTCTTGCACAAGAAGAGTGTGGAGAAGAAGCAATTGTTATTTCTACAAAAAAAGTATCAAATGCTAGTGACAACGGAAAAAATATGTATGAAGTTGTTGTTGCTCTAGAAGAGGAAGATAATAAAAAAAATTTAGCTTATACTAAACCTGCTGTAGTTAAATCTACTACAAGTACTTCTAATCCAAATCCTAAACCAATACAAACTCAAGTTTATGATTTTAGAGAAGAAATTCTAAAAATGCAGGATAAATTAGAACAAGTACAAAAATCAATATGGAATCCTAAAAGTCAATTATATGATTTAACTATTCCTCATGAATTTATTGATATATATAATCTTTTTGAGCAAAATGAATTTGATCAAGAAATGACATATACTATAATGAAAAAAACTATAAAACAGCTTCCTGTATCACTAAAATCAAATCCTAGAAAAGTTAATGATTTTTTCAAATTAGTTTTAAGAAGAATTATTCCTATTAAATATGAAATACCATTAAGAAAACATCAAAGAAAGATAATAATGATGGTTGGGCCAACTGGTGTTGGGAAAACTACAACAATTTCAAAATTAGCAGCTAGATATGCTTATAAATTAGGACAAAATTATAAAGTTGGTATTGTTACTTTAGATTCATTCAGAGTTGGAGCTATTGAGCAATTACAAGCGTATACTAATATAATGAGGTTACCTTTAGAAGTTGTAAAAAAACCTGAAGGCTTAGCTGAAGCACTTTTTAGATTAAAAGATTGTAATTACATATTTATAGATACTGCGGGATCTAGTCAATATGATATAGATAAAATTGAATTAATTAATGAGTATCAAAAGAAAGTAGAAGATTTACCAATTGAAAAAATTTTAGTTCTTCCTGCAAATGTAAAACAAAGTGATTTATTAGAGATATATGCAAATTATTCAAGATTAAATATTGATTATTTAACTTTTACAAAATTAGATGAAACAAAAAGTTTCGGAAACCTAATATCTTTTTCACATAAAACAAAAAAGTCAATTACTTATTTCTCAATTGGACAAAATGTTCCTGATGATTTAATTGTATCTGACACTTCTTTTTTAATTGATTGTTTTATGAATAACTCTTGTATTAGGAGATAG
- a CDS encoding flagellar hook-basal body complex protein yields the protein MIGALWTGISGLSSQQQALDNESNNIANVNTIGFKSSRISFADQMYQDRIGKGSKILDAEKLYTQGNLKLTGVSYDMALSGEGFFTVANTRATGTTENFYTRAGNFRMGDNGTLQDSAGNEVQGWMMTTIDTAKDVVSTNPNVGTFTNDYNKLLSSRIIKHSTYVETITAKATDYTQTAKNDSETVFNGAGMKTKGAKVTDIEEAIKDYATWLQRLSEEPDGTSATSTAQITNINFKSAPTDTNLSKEGDQIYVVINGVKRSQNYVSTTASDQLKTDLYADTNIRATYGLADPTGVLTSAQEEDYNKLASRIATYKGLANEVSQKEAGLVAYVAEENNAVGGINDVLENTDTLAQNTVDLEQMLKGIIQIKSLIPGKAFTISEVGEISGGSSSSIQGNFLTQVEAQSGSGIGGLESSKEALARLVTGKQRDVYTKSDLGLAEDGSVQQDFTYGLTIYDKDLKQNIPIPNDGANPPQPLNIFLDSATSIDDIVAAINNTSGRTYNSTGAQHASVLNNLSDYVVAKNVNGNLVIENLDKNYEVDFTGIMKKANVETTIEAAAPAAIGTAFTPIDKNNNFSGRAGAGAEFIEIINKVDQTATKGSLQLRLDTLGISDSAFGEFSVDSTGLIMMKQDGADFAIGQVAIALFNNNRGLSPSGDNLLAKTNESGEPIFNLNNDKTAKVETKTLELSTADLSESLVNLMVFQRAFEANAKSITTSDQLLNTLINLKR from the coding sequence ATGATTGGGGCACTATGGACAGGAATCTCAGGATTATCGTCACAACAACAAGCATTAGACAATGAGTCAAATAACATTGCCAATGTAAATACAATCGGATTTAAGTCATCTAGAATATCATTTGCAGATCAAATGTATCAAGATAGAATCGGTAAAGGTTCTAAAATTTTAGATGCTGAAAAACTTTATACTCAGGGTAACCTAAAACTTACAGGTGTATCTTATGATATGGCTTTAAGTGGTGAAGGTTTCTTCACTGTTGCAAATACAAGGGCAACAGGTACAACTGAGAACTTCTATACAAGAGCCGGAAACTTCAGAATGGGTGACAATGGTACTCTTCAAGATTCAGCTGGAAATGAAGTTCAAGGTTGGATGATGACAACTATTGATACAGCTAAAGATGTTGTTAGCACTAATCCCAACGTAGGTACTTTCACAAATGATTATAATAAGTTATTATCGTCAAGAATTATTAAACACAGTACATATGTAGAAACAATTACTGCTAAAGCTACTGATTATACTCAAACTGCAAAAAATGATTCAGAAACTGTATTTAATGGTGCTGGTATGAAGACAAAAGGTGCAAAAGTAACTGATATTGAAGAAGCTATTAAAGATTATGCAACTTGGTTACAGAGATTATCAGAAGAACCAGATGGTACTTCTGCAACATCAACAGCACAAATTACAAATATCAACTTTAAATCGGCTCCTACTGATACTAACCTTTCAAAAGAAGGTGATCAAATTTATGTAGTAATAAATGGTGTCAAAAGATCTCAAAATTATGTATCAACAACTGCTTCTGATCAATTAAAAACAGATTTATATGCTGATACAAATATTAGAGCTACTTATGGATTAGCCGACCCTACTGGGGTTTTAACATCTGCACAAGAAGAAGATTATAATAAACTTGCAAGTAGAATTGCGACTTATAAGGGACTAGCAAATGAAGTGTCTCAAAAAGAAGCAGGTTTAGTTGCATATGTAGCAGAAGAGAATAATGCTGTTGGTGGTATTAATGATGTATTAGAAAATACAGATACTTTAGCACAAAATACAGTTGACTTAGAGCAAATGTTAAAAGGTATTATTCAGATTAAATCATTAATTCCAGGGAAAGCATTTACTATTTCAGAAGTTGGAGAAATTTCAGGTGGTAGTTCATCTTCAATTCAAGGTAACTTTTTAACTCAAGTAGAAGCTCAATCAGGATCTGGTATTGGTGGATTAGAATCATCTAAAGAAGCATTAGCTAGATTAGTAACTGGTAAACAAAGAGATGTATATACTAAATCTGATTTAGGTTTAGCAGAAGATGGAAGTGTTCAACAGGATTTTACTTATGGACTTACAATTTATGATAAAGATTTAAAGCAAAATATTCCTATTCCAAATGATGGAGCAAATCCTCCTCAGCCTTTAAACATCTTCTTAGATAGTGCTACTAGTATTGATGATATTGTTGCTGCAATTAATAATACTTCTGGACGAACTTATAATTCTACAGGTGCTCAACATGCATCAGTACTAAATAATCTATCTGATTATGTAGTTGCAAAAAATGTTAATGGTAACTTAGTAATTGAAAACTTAGATAAAAACTATGAAGTTGATTTTACTGGTATTATGAAAAAAGCAAATGTTGAAACTACAATTGAAGCAGCTGCTCCTGCAGCTATTGGTACAGCATTTACTCCAATTGATAAAAATAACAACTTCTCTGGAAGAGCCGGTGCTGGCGCAGAGTTTATTGAAATTATTAATAAAGTAGATCAAACTGCAACTAAAGGTTCATTACAATTAAGACTTGATACTTTAGGAATTTCTGATTCTGCATTTGGTGAGTTTTCTGTAGATAGTACAGGTCTTATCATGATGAAACAAGATGGTGCAGATTTTGCTATTGGACAAGTTGCAATTGCACTATTTAATAATAATAGAGGTTTATCACCTTCAGGTGACAACTTATTAGCAAAAACAAATGAATCTGGGGAACCGATTTTTAACCTTAATAATGATAAAACTGCGAAAGTTGAAACTAAAACTTTAGAATTAAGTACAGCAGATTTATCTGAGAGTTTAGTTAATCTTATGGTATTCCAAAGAGCCTTTGAAGCAAATGCTAAATCTATTACAACTTCAGATCAGCTATTAAACACACTAATCAACTTAAAAAGATAA
- a CDS encoding motility protein A, with protein sequence MDKSTLAGLGGGWGLVALAIILGGVGFGPYIDVPSVVIVIGGTIAVTAGQFEASDLKRVSPALKVAFNEVKVEPLPELVEKIIFYATEIKKHGVMQIEQKVMEEANPFFKEGFQLLVDGTKPEVLEPLLEYKLEHMEKRHNTMIGLFGNIGGTAGAMGMIGTLVGLVAMLANLSDPAAVGPAMAVALLTTMYGALVGTLFAGIIESKLAQKNAKEVVACEVIIKGASMIAAEESIGNIKMQLNAILTEVED encoded by the coding sequence ATGGATAAAAGTACCTTAGCAGGATTAGGTGGTGGATGGGGACTAGTTGCCCTAGCTATTATTCTTGGTGGAGTTGGATTTGGGCCTTATATAGATGTCCCTTCTGTTGTAATTGTTATTGGTGGTACTATTGCTGTTACTGCTGGACAATTTGAAGCTTCAGATTTAAAAAGAGTATCTCCTGCACTAAAAGTTGCTTTCAATGAAGTAAAAGTTGAGCCTTTACCTGAATTAGTTGAAAAAATTATATTCTATGCCACTGAGATTAAAAAGCATGGTGTTATGCAGATTGAACAAAAGGTAATGGAAGAAGCTAATCCTTTCTTTAAAGAAGGGTTTCAATTATTAGTTGATGGAACAAAACCTGAAGTTTTAGAACCTTTACTTGAATATAAACTTGAACATATGGAAAAAAGACACAATACTATGATTGGTCTTTTTGGTAATATTGGTGGAACAGCAGGAGCTATGGGTATGATTGGTACACTAGTTGGTCTTGTTGCAATGCTTGCAAACCTTTCTGATCCAGCTGCAGTTGGTCCAGCAATGGCAGTTGCCTTACTTACTACAATGTATGGTGCTTTAGTTGGTACACTATTTGCTGGTATTATTGAGAGTAAACTTGCACAAAAGAATGCAAAAGAAGTTGTTGCTTGTGAAGTTATTATAAAAGGTGCTTCAATGATTGCAGCTGAAGAATCAATTGGTAATATAAAAATGCAGTTAAATGCTATTTTAACTGAAGTTGAAGATTAG
- the fliE gene encoding flagellar hook-basal body complex protein FliE, producing MNISSISNTISPLSLSLNENNQTKTNNSGAGSFEGMLKDAVSDVNKQQVEGYNAMEGIATGKVTNLQQAVQQIEEAELTMKLALEVKNKAINAYKEIGRMQI from the coding sequence ATGAATATATCTTCAATATCGAATACAATTAGTCCATTAAGTTTAAGTTTAAATGAAAACAATCAAACTAAAACTAATAACAGTGGTGCTGGTTCTTTTGAAGGCATGTTAAAAGATGCTGTTTCAGATGTTAATAAACAACAAGTTGAAGGTTATAATGCAATGGAAGGTATAGCAACAGGTAAGGTTACAAACTTACAACAAGCAGTACAACAAATTGAAGAAGCTGAACTTACTATGAAGCTAGCATTAGAAGTTAAGAATAAAGCAATTAATGCTTATAAAGAAATCGGTAGAATGCAAATTTAA
- a CDS encoding OmpA/MotB family protein codes for MAKDKCPECEKCLPGWLVQFGDLMSLLLTFFILLLSMAVMDKKKVEEYFEVMKKAMGFIDQNTSVETQTEKNDVSKSTSEDDDSDGSSENPAEEAAEEVSEIIEDINSNSSSELEEIQIEKGKNEFTLDIPSTIMFEEGEYNLSNPAAKRFITKIARVIRTMPQSFNIEIIGHTDTNRNKSASIPRDAWDISALRSIAVVKELIKNRIDPSILKVSAYASYHPKSEVSADNRRVEMRFFAQESQNDILSEESFFDRLE; via the coding sequence ATGGCTAAAGATAAGTGTCCTGAATGTGAAAAATGTTTACCAGGTTGGTTAGTTCAATTTGGTGACTTAATGTCATTGCTTTTAACATTCTTCATTCTTTTATTATCTATGGCAGTTATGGATAAGAAAAAAGTTGAAGAGTATTTTGAAGTAATGAAAAAAGCTATGGGCTTTATTGACCAAAATACATCTGTAGAAACTCAGACAGAAAAGAATGATGTCTCTAAAAGTACATCTGAAGATGATGACAGTGATGGTTCTAGTGAAAATCCAGCTGAAGAAGCAGCTGAAGAAGTATCTGAAATTATTGAAGATATAAATTCTAATTCTAGTAGTGAACTTGAAGAAATACAAATTGAAAAAGGGAAAAATGAATTTACTTTAGATATTCCTTCTACAATTATGTTTGAAGAGGGAGAATATAATCTAAGTAACCCTGCAGCTAAAAGATTTATTACTAAAATTGCAAGAGTAATTAGAACTATGCCTCAAAGCTTTAATATTGAGATTATAGGACATACTGATACAAATAGGAATAAAAGTGCTTCAATTCCCAGAGATGCTTGGGATATATCGGCTTTAAGATCTATTGCAGTTGTAAAAGAATTAATTAAAAATAGAATAGATCCATCAATTTTAAAAGTATCAGCATATGCTTCATATCATCCAAAAAGTGAAGTTTCAGCAGATAATAGAAGAGTGGAAATGAGATTTTTTGCTCAAGAGAGTCAAAATGATATTTTAAGTGAAGAAAGTTTCTTCGATAGGTTGGAATAA
- a CDS encoding flagellin produces MELGRIAEIDNAKLNNVEKVQKVNETSENDRVIQDDEYKKVLGNREIIDKNEVILDNVMFGYNKSSKDFFVKVTKGEAEYKYPTEDMMKVKAYLLQELESQK; encoded by the coding sequence ATGGAGCTTGGAAGAATAGCGGAAATTGACAATGCAAAACTTAACAATGTCGAAAAAGTACAAAAAGTTAATGAAACCAGTGAAAATGATAGAGTTATCCAAGATGATGAATATAAAAAGGTACTTGGAAATAGAGAAATTATAGATAAAAATGAGGTTATCTTAGATAATGTCATGTTTGGATATAACAAAAGTTCTAAAGACTTTTTTGTAAAAGTTACAAAGGGTGAAGCTGAATATAAGTATCCTACTGAGGATATGATGAAAGTAAAAGCTTATCTTTTACAAGAATTAGAATCACAAAAATAA
- the flgC gene encoding flagellar basal body rod protein FlgC yields the protein MGFFDGYNVSTSGMSAQRTRINVTSANIANAKTTSTIDGGPYKKQQVVFEEVLMAENNGRNKTSSITNGMIKDQSSDMANRGVGVKSIIESDAKPVLRFEPSHPDANEEGYVAYPDINPVIEMVDLIEAMRSYEANVASFNTHKNIDTKTLDILKA from the coding sequence ATGGGATTTTTTGACGGATATAATGTATCAACTTCTGGTATGAGTGCACAAAGAACACGAATTAATGTTACTAGTGCAAATATTGCAAATGCAAAAACTACAAGTACTATTGATGGTGGTCCATACAAAAAACAACAAGTTGTTTTTGAAGAAGTATTGATGGCTGAAAATAATGGTAGAAATAAAACAAGTTCTATTACAAATGGAATGATTAAAGATCAAAGCTCTGATATGGCAAATAGAGGGGTTGGTGTAAAATCAATCATTGAATCTGATGCTAAACCAGTTCTTAGATTTGAACCTAGCCATCCTGATGCTAATGAAGAGGGATATGTTGCATATCCAGATATTAATCCAGTAATTGAAATGGTTGATTTAATTGAGGCTATGAGATCTTATGAGGCAAATGTTGCTTCATTTAATACTCATAAAAATATTGATACAAAAACATTAGATATTCTGAAAGCATAG
- a CDS encoding tetratricopeptide repeat protein has protein sequence MKKNLVYKILLITFISSSLYAKKELIESQPEIIFQYDKLKKSQANLALQVEFNKAVLLLEKEKYNESIEILKKTALAIEVPSYLNIGIAYYKLNSIDNAIVYLNKIYQNKKNATNNTYSYMAACYYLYQISKDNKYLDRIIKVSKKFKSLSEHSKRMLADTYIILKEYRRALKVLKSMDYALPLKKALLHLKLRNYEKANILLSQAQESTINPNTLDKIVWFRVFTDLKANNIDRLRDNLDLVKKRKSLFKTNQELPLEIYFNQNKYTPKQYLDFVLKFDANRKADFIYYFAPFIFSDSEEIIYDSSKGFIFNSSNNLENLEEMVEYNAKFLKIVKLDPIIRVVELKKLIVKDTKSYIYYNLALSYAQISDFHNALKYFEKAYKLNPGNKLYASMTLITANRVKVKLKDKDYIDAVVRSKDGMYNYFGKEIYKLFINQEYKTEVKALAYKKTIFYKALDYLNLMNEGKATVNHELLSKYYKDPLTYLMRLVYRKKGENIYAYYARLQDTIPLSLNNNFLEGPLIITQYYVDILKALGLFKKADLNIAGKMSPSYLRTKALKDLHFNKPDESIKTLEYLQNEFALEDKYSMYLMVAALLEAGRYNDASIQISLIKAILKDKDADFLTAIQLIQDLKITSAKQFIKEAYKDSLIDFRLVGFDEYLESL, from the coding sequence TTGAAAAAGAATTTAGTATATAAAATATTATTAATAACATTTATAAGTAGTTCTTTATATGCTAAAAAAGAATTAATAGAATCGCAGCCAGAGATTATTTTTCAATATGATAAGTTAAAAAAATCCCAAGCTAATTTAGCATTGCAGGTTGAATTTAATAAAGCTGTTTTACTTTTAGAAAAAGAGAAATACAATGAATCTATTGAAATACTTAAGAAAACTGCTTTAGCTATAGAAGTGCCTTCATATTTAAATATTGGAATTGCTTATTATAAATTAAATTCAATTGATAATGCAATTGTTTATTTAAATAAAATATATCAAAATAAAAAAAATGCCACAAATAATACATACTCTTATATGGCAGCTTGTTATTACTTATACCAAATTTCAAAAGATAATAAATACTTAGATCGAATTATTAAAGTTTCTAAAAAATTTAAAAGTTTATCAGAACATTCAAAAAGAATGTTAGCCGATACTTATATAATTTTAAAAGAGTATAGACGAGCTTTAAAAGTTTTAAAATCTATGGATTACGCTTTGCCATTAAAAAAAGCTTTATTACATTTGAAATTGAGAAATTATGAAAAAGCAAATATTCTTTTATCTCAAGCACAAGAGAGTACTATTAATCCTAATACTCTAGATAAGATTGTTTGGTTTAGAGTTTTTACTGATTTAAAAGCTAATAATATTGATAGACTTAGAGACAATTTGGATTTGGTAAAGAAAAGAAAATCTCTTTTTAAAACAAATCAAGAATTACCTTTAGAAATATATTTTAATCAAAATAAATACACACCAAAACAATATTTAGATTTTGTATTAAAGTTTGATGCTAATCGTAAAGCAGATTTTATTTATTATTTTGCACCATTTATTTTCTCTGATTCTGAAGAAATAATTTATGATAGTTCAAAAGGTTTTATATTTAATTCTTCTAATAATTTAGAAAATTTAGAAGAAATGGTTGAGTACAATGCTAAGTTTTTAAAAATTGTTAAACTTGATCCTATTATTAGAGTGGTTGAATTAAAAAAACTAATTGTGAAAGATACAAAATCTTATATTTATTATAATTTAGCTCTATCTTATGCTCAAATTAGTGATTTTCATAATGCATTAAAATATTTTGAGAAGGCTTATAAGTTAAACCCTGGGAATAAATTATATGCTTCAATGACATTAATAACTGCAAATAGAGTAAAAGTGAAATTAAAAGATAAAGATTATATTGATGCAGTTGTGCGATCAAAAGATGGAATGTATAACTATTTTGGTAAAGAAATCTATAAATTATTTATTAATCAAGAGTATAAAACTGAAGTTAAAGCACTTGCTTATAAAAAAACAATTTTTTATAAAGCTCTTGATTATTTAAACTTAATGAATGAAGGCAAAGCTACAGTAAATCATGAACTTTTATCTAAATACTATAAGGATCCATTAACATATTTAATGAGATTGGTATATAGAAAAAAAGGTGAAAATATATATGCTTATTATGCAAGATTACAAGATACTATACCTTTATCATTAAATAACAATTTTTTAGAAGGTCCTTTAATAATTACACAATATTATGTTGATATTTTAAAAGCATTAGGATTATTTAAAAAAGCAGATTTAAATATTGCAGGTAAAATGTCACCTTCTTATCTTAGAACAAAAGCTTTAAAAGATTTACATTTTAATAAACCTGATGAGTCAATTAAAACTTTAGAATATTTACAAAATGAATTTGCATTAGAAGACAAATATTCTATGTATTTAATGGTTGCAGCCTTATTAGAAGCTGGAAGATACAACGATGCTTCTATTCAAATTTCTTTAATTAAAGCAATATTAAAAGATAAAGATGCAGACTTTTTAACTGCTATTCAACTTATTCAAGATCTAAAAATAACTAGTGCAAAGCAATTTATAAAAGAAGCATATAAAGATTCCTTAATTGACTTTAGATTAGTTGGTTTTGATGAATATTTAGAATCACTTTAA
- a CDS encoding P-loop NTPase gives MFDTISSQASKLIKLTNRVRNSKPSKTKLVTVTSGKGGVGKSTFTANIAFLLSQRGLKVAVIDADIGLANMQVLFNMKPKYTLFDYIDGMKTLEEVTLKTSYDNLYLIAGKSGYQYSNHSNSFVFSRIVQDVISLNKFDIILVDTGAGLNDYVKEFLTISDNILAITTTDPSALTDVYSLMKMLSFDKSKLMLCFNHTKNYKIGLTIANSLVNLAKKNRLNNDFMVEYIGNVSTSANISTTGRLRKLFTNEFIQDDSTKQLQVIIDYLLKNIH, from the coding sequence TTGTTTGATACTATTTCATCCCAAGCTAGTAAGCTTATAAAGCTTACTAATAGAGTACGTAATTCTAAACCCTCAAAAACAAAACTTGTTACAGTAACATCTGGAAAAGGTGGAGTTGGTAAATCAACTTTTACTGCTAATATTGCATTTTTATTATCTCAAAGAGGTTTAAAAGTTGCAGTAATTGATGCTGATATTGGCTTGGCTAATATGCAAGTATTATTTAATATGAAACCTAAATATACACTTTTTGACTATATTGATGGTATGAAAACATTAGAAGAGGTTACCTTGAAAACTTCTTATGATAACTTATATTTAATAGCAGGAAAAAGTGGTTACCAATATTCAAATCACTCTAACTCTTTTGTGTTTTCACGTATAGTTCAAGATGTTATTTCTTTGAATAAATTTGATATTATTTTAGTAGATACTGGGGCTGGATTAAACGATTATGTTAAAGAGTTTTTAACTATTTCAGATAATATTTTAGCTATTACAACTACTGATCCTAGCGCCTTAACAGATGTTTATTCTCTTATGAAAATGTTGTCCTTTGATAAAAGTAAGCTTATGTTATGTTTTAACCATACAAAAAATTATAAAATAGGTTTAACTATTGCAAATTCTTTAGTGAATTTAGCGAAAAAAAATAGACTAAACAATGATTTTATGGTAGAATATATAGGTAATGTCTCTACATCTGCTAATATTTCTACCACTGGTAGATTAAGAAAGTTGTTTACTAATGAGTTTATTCAAGATGATTCAACTAAACAATTGCAGGTAATTATAGACTATTTATTAAAAAATATTCACTAA